The Pelagovum sp. HNIBRBA483 sequence GTCGTCGAACCAGGTGGCGCCGTGGCCCTCGCCGCAGCGCTCTTCCACCCGAATGAGATCACGGGCGAGGACGTGATCGTCGTCACCACCGGCGGCAATGTCGATGCCGCATTCTTCGCCAACGTGCTGACCGAATCAGCCTGACCGCGCGAAAGGATCCCCATGCAGGAACAGATGATCACCCGCGATGGCGTCACTCTCTACGCGCGGCTCGACGGGATGGAAGACCCCCACGCCCCGACCATCGTTTTCGCCAATTCCCTCGGCACCGATCACACGCTTTGGGATCCGATCCTGCCACACTTGCCAGCGGGCCTCAGGATCATCCGCATGGATAAACGCGGCCACGGACGCTCCGACGTACCAGAAGGGCCGTATACAATGGGCGCTCTGGTCAGCGATGCCGAGGCCGTCTGCACTGCCTTCGAGGTCAAGGATGCCATGTTCGTCGGCCTCTCGGTCGGTGGCCTGATCGCACAAGGGCTGGCGGTGAAGCGCATGGATATGATCCGCGCCTTGGTCCTCTCCAACACCGCCGCCAAGATCGGCAACCCGAAACTTTGGCAAGACCGGATCGACACCGTCCGTTCCAAAGGGCTGGAGGCAATGGCCGATGGCATCATGCAACGCTGGTTCGGCAAAGCCTTCCGCGAAAGCCCCGCCACCGCCCCGTGGCGCGACCTGCTGATCCGCACGCCCGTGGAGGGCTATGCCGGTGTCTGCGCCGCCATATCCGGCACTGATTTCTACACCCCGACCTCCGGCCTGCGCCTGCCCACGCTGGGCATCGCGGGCAGTCATGACGGCGCGACGCCGCCCGATCTGGTGCGCGAAACCATTGACCTGATCCCCGGATCACGCTTCGAGCTGATGCGCCGCTCGGGTCATCTGCCCTGCGTCGAAGAGCCGGAAGCCTATGCCAACCTCCTCACCACCTTCATGAACGACATTGGCCACCTCTAGCCTGACGCAACGGCGCAGCTTGCATTACCTGAGGAAGCCGCTAGAGCCGGGGCGTCTATAGTTGAGTTCCGGTCATGCGCCTCCCAGTCTTGTTCATCCTGATTACGATTGTGATCGATTCAATGGGGATCGGGCTGATCATGCCCGTCATGCCCGACCTGATCCGCGAACTGCATGGCGGCTCGCTTGGTAACGCCGCAATCTGGGGCGGCATCCTGACCACCGCGTTCGCCGTGATGCAGTTCCTCTTCGGGCCAACGGTCGGAAACCTGTCTGACTGGTACGGCCGCAGGCCGATCCTGCTTGTCACACTGGTTGTCATGGCCGCTGATTACATGGTGATGGCCGTCGCTGGCACCATTTGGCTCTTGTTCATCGGGCGCATCGTGGCGGGCATCACTGCTGCCACCCACTCCGCTGCCTCCGCCTATATGGCCGATATTTCAAAGCCCGACGAGAAGGCTGCCAATTTCGGCCTGATCGGCGCGGCCTTTGGCGTGGGTTTCGTGCTCGGGCCAATGATCGGCGGCCTTTTGGGCACATTCGGCACCCGTGCGCCGTTCTATGCCGCTGCGGCGCTGGCGATCCTTAACGCGGGCTTTGGCTATTTCGTTCTGCCGGAAACGGTGACAGATCGTATTCGCCGCCCTTTCGAATGGCGCCGCGCGAACCCGCTCGGCGCATTCAGGTACGTCGGATCACTCCCCGGTTTCGCGCCACTCCTTGTTATGCTCTTTCTGGCAGGCATCGCCTTCTTCGTTTATCCGGCAGTCTGGGCCTTCTACGGGCAGGAGCGCTTCGGCTGGGGTCCGGGCCTCATCGGCCTTTCGCTTGGCGCCTATGGCATCGGCACCATCTTTGCCCAAGGCCTGCTGATCCGCCCCGTGTTGAAGCGCTTTGGCGAATATCGCACTGTGCTGATCGGCCTCACGATCGACATTATCGCGTTTGTCTCATTCGCCTTTGTGACCAACGGCTATGTGGCGCTGGCCCTCGCGATCTTTGCCTCAATGGGGTCCATCATGGGTCCGGCCCTGCAAGCGATCCTGTCCCGCGCGGCGGATGACAATCAACAAGGCGAGCTACAAGGCACAATGGCCGCGATCAACGCGCTCGCGTCAATCGTCGCGCCGCTGATGATGACCGGCATCTTCGCCTATTTCACTGCGGCTGGCGCAAGGATCTACCTGCCCGGAGCGCCGTTCCTGCTCTCAGCCGCGCTGGTGATCGGCGGGTTGTTTCTCTTCACGGCGTCCTCCACCGCGCGCAAAGTATCATAAATTTCCGACGCCCGCGTCGCTTTCAGGATTGATCCCCGCACCGCACCGTCGCAGGCTCGCGCGGAATGCAAGGGCCACGCCTCTTGGTGCGGCCACCCTAATCCGTCTACCGACTGAGCAGCCCGAAAGGAGCCGCCCGTGAAACTCGCAGATCTTGATGTCATCGTCACCGCGCCCCCCGCCCCCGGATGGGGCGGGCGCTACTGGATCTTGGTGAAAGTCACCACCAACACCGGCATCACAGGCTGGGGCGAATGCTACGCCTCCAGCGTCGGGCCACAGGCAATGACCCATGTGATCCGCGATGTGTTCGAGCGCCACATGGCCGGCACGAACCCCGAAGATATCGAGCTGATGTTCCGCCGCGTCTATTCCTCCGGCTTCACCCAACGCCCTGATCTAACGGTGATGGGCGCATGGTCCGGCTTGGAAATCGCCTGCTGGGACATCCTCGGCAAGGACCGTGACCGCCCCGTTCACGCCCTGATCGGCGGCAAGGTCAACGACCGCATTCGCGCCTATACCTACCTCTACCCCACCCGCGCGAGCCACACCTTGCCGGAGTTCTGGGTCACAACCGCCATGGCCGCCGAAAGTGCCGCCGATATGGTCGCCAAGGGCTACACAGCGGTGAAATTCGACCCCGCCGGCCCCTACACCATCCGTTCCGGCCATATGCCCGCGATGCGGGACATCTCCCGCTCCGTCGAATTTTGTGCCGCAATCCGTGAAGCGGTAGGCGACCGCGCCGACCTGCTGTTCGGCACCCACGGGCAATTCTCCACCGGCGGCGCATTGCGCATGGGCGCTGCCATCGCCCCCTATGACCCGCTTTGGTACGAGGAACCGATCCCGCCGGATACGCCCGAGGAACTGGCCCGCGTCAGCGCTGGCTTGACCATCCCCGTCGCCACTGGCGAGCGCCTGACAACGCGCGGCGAGTTCATGGCCGCGCTGCGGGCGGGCGTGTCGATCCTGCAACCGGCGCTCGGGCGTTCCGGCGGCATCTGGGAGAGCAAGAAGATCGCCACACTGGCCGAGGCCTTCAACGCGCAAATGGCGCCTCACCTCTACGCAGGCCCACTTGAGTGGGCGGCGAACGTGCAACTCGCCGCGTCGCTGCCCAACATCCTGATGGCCGAAACCATCGAAACCGATTTCCACAGCGCGCTGATCCGCAACGGGTTGCGGGTGGAAGGTGGCTACATTCCGGTGCCCGAGGGCGCAGGTCTTGGTATCGAGGTGGACGAAGCACTGGCCCGCGCGCATCCATATACCGGCGACGGCCTCCACCTTCAGGCACAAGAGGCACCCGTCAGCTATCACGAGGAAAACGTGTTCGAAGGCGGCGCCCCCTCAAAAACCTAAGCTGTTCGAAATCAGGATCCGCTAAGGAACGATCAATTCCACAAGCCCCGCAAGCTGGGTCTTGATGGTTTCACTGCGCCTGAGAATCTGCGAGCCAAGCTCCGCCGCCGCTTCCAGCCCCTGCCACTGAGCGGCATTCAGGCCCTCAACACGCGCCCGCGCGTCCGCTACCAACATCCCCCCGACGACAACCCCATGCACCTTGAACGGCACACGCGCAATATAGCCCAGCTCCACGCCCTGCCGGTCGAGATGCATCCCCTTGCGGATTTCCTCGTCCAGAAACTTGATTTCATGTTTCTGATACGGGTCAAACGGCCGCGGGCGATCAAGCACCACCTCCCGCACGGGGAAATTATAAACCCCAATCGAGAATAGCCGCTGTTCCGTGATCAGGTTGATCGAGGCAAACTGGCACTCCAGCATCTGCGCCGTCGCCGCGCACAATAGATCAAGCCGCTTGTCCCCCTGCGGGAACAGATGCACGATTTCGCTAAAATAACGGAGCCGCTGCGCGGCTGCAAAATCACGTTTCATAGTGGGATTTAACTCATTCTCACCGCACCGTCGGGCGGCGTCCCTTATCTCACAGCCACTTCAGCCAAGCCTAACAGCTGCGACCGGATGGCCATGCTTTCCGTTATGATCTCCGCTGCAAGCTCCGCAGCTGCCGAGCGGCCGCGTCACTGTGGTTCCGACAGTTATGTCACGCGCGGCATCTCAACACGACTGCATCACCTAAAATACGCTCTCTCCCATGCCTCTGTCAAAATCGCTACCGCACGATCAATTCCGCAAGTCCGGCCAAATGCGCCTTGATCACCGAACTGCGATTCAAAATCTTTTCGGCCAGCTCCGCAGCAGCCCGCATGCCCTCCCACTGCTGTTGCGCCAGTCCGTCCAACCGCGGTCGATGATCAAACACCACCAAGGAACCAACCGGCGTTCCATCAAGGAAAACGGGAACGCGGCAAACGTAATCGATAAAAAGGTTATGGCGATCACTATAAAATTCGTACCGTTGCGCGTCCGTGAGCGACCGCGATTCCAATTCCATGTCACCCAAAAATCTGCGAGGCCGATCTCGAGAAACTGTTCTGAAGGGGAGGCCATGCACGCCAAGAGCAAAAACCAGACTGCCTTCGCTGAGTGAAATCAGAGCCCCTTCACACTCCAGCAATCCAGCGATCGTTCTGCATAAAACATCAAGTCTCTCGATCCCATCGGGAAAGAGATCTCTAATTTCCTTAACATATTTTTCCCGCCGCAGTTCGGCTAAATCGTCATTCATCACACGCCCTCAACATACCAATCGTCGCTACGGAACGATCAGATTGGCAAGCCCAATGAGATTGGACCTGATCGCAGAACTTTGGGTCAAAATGCTCGACCCCAGCTCAGCCCCAGCGCGCAACCCTGCCCATTGCTTCTCGGTTAACACTTCCGCGCGTGGTTCGTCGTCAAACACAAACAATGACCCCACCGTGGTTGACCGCACTTTGAGCAGGACACTGGCAAGATATTCAATCGGCATTCCGTGCCTATCGACGTAAAGCCGTTGATGGTCCGCAACCGTGACCTTGCTCATTTCAATCTCTTCATCCGATACGAAATTCGGGCACCTGTCTCGCCTCACATTTCGGCCAGTGACACCGCAAGCGCCCACCGTGAAGTAAAGATCGTCGGTCGCAAGGCAGATTACCGAATGCAGACATGCGAAGCTTCCAGCAATAGTCTCACAGAGCTTATCGAGCCGGATGATACCGTTTGGGAAGAGCGCGATGATTTCTTCAAAATACCGTCGCCTTTGGGCCGCTGCTAAATCTTCCACGCCTTCAGCCCCACAAATAGACGATGCTCGCCTAACCAGCGGTTACAGGTTCCACAACCCGCCCAGCAATTCCCGAATACGCGCTTGCGTTTCCAGATAGTCTCCCGCCGTACACGCGAGCAATCTAAGCGCCTCCTTATGGTGCGCTGTGAATTCCTTCCGTGCAAGCATTACAGTCCCGAGATGCCCAACGATCTCGCTCCGCATCACGATTGGGGTTAAGATAAGATCGTCAAATGCGCCGATCACAGGCCACAGCGCCGCATGCTCATCAGCATTCGCGGCAGCCGGATAGCCGTCCTTAGCGACCGTCACATTGAATTCACGCGCCGCTTCACGTTTGGGCAAACCACTGCGCGCAACGACCCTCCATCCCTCGCTCCCCTCCAGCGCGAGGTAGCCGCCTTCAGCACCAACGATAACCGCGGCGAGATGCGCAAAATTCTCAAGCCGTTCATCGCAATTTGCGCCAATTGCACGCAATGCACGACGCGGCTGAAAATGCCTGTCGGTATAACCCATGACACGTCCCTGACATATTTTTGTTGACTATCAGCGCTAGCACCCTATTCCCTGCCCGCAAACGACCCATCAGAATATCTAAAATTCTCATATGGCGTAACCAAAGCTCCAAAGGTGTAACGGTGCCGGTCGGACCTTCCGCGATGGCAAGAACTTCCGGGATTGCAAGAATACGG is a genomic window containing:
- the pcaD gene encoding 3-oxoadipate enol-lactonase translates to MQEQMITRDGVTLYARLDGMEDPHAPTIVFANSLGTDHTLWDPILPHLPAGLRIIRMDKRGHGRSDVPEGPYTMGALVSDAEAVCTAFEVKDAMFVGLSVGGLIAQGLAVKRMDMIRALVLSNTAAKIGNPKLWQDRIDTVRSKGLEAMADGIMQRWFGKAFRESPATAPWRDLLIRTPVEGYAGVCAAISGTDFYTPTSGLRLPTLGIAGSHDGATPPDLVRETIDLIPGSRFELMRRSGHLPCVEEPEAYANLLTTFMNDIGHL
- a CDS encoding TCR/Tet family MFS transporter, translating into MRLPVLFILITIVIDSMGIGLIMPVMPDLIRELHGGSLGNAAIWGGILTTAFAVMQFLFGPTVGNLSDWYGRRPILLVTLVVMAADYMVMAVAGTIWLLFIGRIVAGITAATHSAASAYMADISKPDEKAANFGLIGAAFGVGFVLGPMIGGLLGTFGTRAPFYAAAALAILNAGFGYFVLPETVTDRIRRPFEWRRANPLGAFRYVGSLPGFAPLLVMLFLAGIAFFVYPAVWAFYGQERFGWGPGLIGLSLGAYGIGTIFAQGLLIRPVLKRFGEYRTVLIGLTIDIIAFVSFAFVTNGYVALALAIFASMGSIMGPALQAILSRAADDNQQGELQGTMAAINALASIVAPLMMTGIFAYFTAAGARIYLPGAPFLLSAALVIGGLFLFTASSTARKVS
- a CDS encoding mandelate racemase/muconate lactonizing enzyme family protein, with the protein product MKLADLDVIVTAPPAPGWGGRYWILVKVTTNTGITGWGECYASSVGPQAMTHVIRDVFERHMAGTNPEDIELMFRRVYSSGFTQRPDLTVMGAWSGLEIACWDILGKDRDRPVHALIGGKVNDRIRAYTYLYPTRASHTLPEFWVTTAMAAESAADMVAKGYTAVKFDPAGPYTIRSGHMPAMRDISRSVEFCAAIREAVGDRADLLFGTHGQFSTGGALRMGAAIAPYDPLWYEEPIPPDTPEELARVSAGLTIPVATGERLTTRGEFMAALRAGVSILQPALGRSGGIWESKKIATLAEAFNAQMAPHLYAGPLEWAANVQLAASLPNILMAETIETDFHSALIRNGLRVEGGYIPVPEGAGLGIEVDEALARAHPYTGDGLHLQAQEAPVSYHEENVFEGGAPSKT